From the genome of Phytohabitans rumicis, one region includes:
- a CDS encoding enoyl-CoA hydratase-related protein: MPTLDRQENVFVLDLGDTENRFHPDWIAAVHAALDEVEKAEGPRALVTAATGKFYSNGLDLEWLGAHGDRSQEYVGSVHDLFARLLALPVITVAALQGHTFAAGAMLSLAHDFRVMRADRGFWCLPEVDIGIPFTVGMSALIQARLSKRTAHEAMTTARRYGGADALAAGVVDHAVDEDAVRRTAVELAGAAAGKAGPTLGAIKARMYAPVLAALRSTD; this comes from the coding sequence ATGCCGACGCTGGACCGTCAGGAGAACGTCTTCGTCCTCGACCTCGGGGACACCGAGAACCGCTTCCACCCCGACTGGATCGCCGCGGTGCACGCCGCGCTGGACGAGGTGGAGAAGGCCGAGGGTCCGCGTGCCCTGGTGACGGCCGCGACCGGCAAGTTCTACTCCAACGGCCTGGACCTGGAGTGGCTGGGCGCCCACGGCGACCGGTCCCAGGAGTACGTCGGCAGCGTCCACGACCTCTTCGCCCGGCTGCTGGCCCTGCCGGTCATCACGGTCGCCGCCCTGCAAGGGCACACGTTCGCCGCCGGGGCGATGCTCTCCCTCGCGCACGACTTCCGGGTGATGCGCGCCGACCGCGGCTTCTGGTGCCTGCCCGAGGTCGACATCGGCATCCCGTTCACGGTAGGCATGTCGGCGCTGATCCAGGCCCGGCTGAGCAAGCGGACCGCGCACGAGGCGATGACCACCGCCCGCCGGTACGGCGGCGCGGACGCGCTCGCCGCCGGCGTCGTCGACCACGCCGTGGACGAGGACGCGGTGCGCCGCACCGCCGTGGAGCTCGCCGGGGCGGCGGCCGGCAAGGCCGGTCCCACGCTGGGCGCCATCAAGGCCCGCATGTACGCCCCGGTCCTGGCCGCACTGCGTAGCACCGACTAG